From the Oleiharenicola lentus genome, one window contains:
- a CDS encoding ABC transporter ATP-binding protein → MSTDSPSLIKLEGVTKVFLTDEVETHALSGIHMDIRKGEYVSIAGPSGCGKSTLLSILGLLDTPTDGTYILNGRPVQGLTLPERARIRNREIGFIFQSFNLIGDLTVYENVELPLTYRGMPASERKTRVTEALEKVGMGHRAKHLPSQLSGGQQQRVAVARALAGSPAVLLADEPTGNLDSKNGDAVMELLRNLHKSGSTIVMVTHDARFARNADRTIHVFDGRVVEEQMESDPTRA, encoded by the coding sequence ATGAGCACCGACTCTCCCTCCCTCATCAAACTCGAAGGCGTCACCAAGGTCTTCCTCACCGACGAGGTCGAAACCCACGCCCTCTCCGGCATCCACATGGACATCCGCAAGGGCGAGTACGTCTCCATCGCCGGCCCCTCGGGTTGCGGCAAGTCCACGCTCCTCTCGATTCTCGGCCTCCTCGACACGCCGACCGACGGCACCTACATCCTCAATGGCCGCCCCGTGCAGGGCCTCACGCTCCCGGAGCGCGCCCGCATCCGCAACCGCGAGATCGGTTTCATTTTCCAGTCCTTCAATCTCATCGGCGACCTCACGGTCTATGAAAACGTCGAGCTCCCGCTCACCTACCGCGGCATGCCCGCCAGCGAGCGCAAGACCCGCGTGACCGAGGCCCTCGAGAAGGTCGGCATGGGCCACCGCGCCAAGCACCTGCCCTCCCAGCTCTCCGGCGGTCAACAGCAGCGCGTCGCCGTGGCCCGCGCCCTGGCCGGCTCGCCCGCCGTCCTCCTTGCGGACGAGCCCACCGGCAACCTCGATTCCAAGAACGGCGACGCCGTCATGGAGCTCCTCCGCAATCTCCACAAGAGCGGCTCCACGATCGTCATGGTCACCCACGACGCCCGCTTCGCCCGCAACGCCGACCGCACCATCCACGTCTTCGACGGCCGCGTCGTCGAGGAGCAGATGGAGTCCGATCCGACCCGGGCGTAA
- a CDS encoding RsmB/NOP family class I SAM-dependent RNA methyltransferase, producing MNPSIAANQQRLFLAFVAELRPHVRRDSALPRRIKELLARQRAIGSRDRKLYRELIYTWLRFLPWTDPLLDQDPALAGKVIAWLAPELKATSHYRAALCADWPVAPASLAEKAAMLTARVAGAQPADAPFAVPRAEPTRLEAGFQPDPSSQVSGLRIQVSDLLPAWFAEHCPAAFQPPHLDAINSRANVWVRLQCNDRNIVLDEFRAKQWTWETAADFPDALCLPPNAEVANTDAYRRGFVEIQDLGSQLVLATAPIPPGGRWLDACAGAGGKTLQLARLLSDVGHVDATDIRPEILEELRDRAQRARLTNVRITNIPEAAYDGILVDAPCSGSGTWRRQPHLKWYVKPETISSFAKTQLAILTAHAPRVKPGGVLIYATCSLSHHENHDVVAAFLQAHPQFKAVPAADTHGGTFDGLGTTLLPGTRNTDGFYVATLRASA from the coding sequence ATGAATCCTTCCATCGCCGCCAACCAGCAGCGCCTCTTCCTCGCCTTTGTGGCCGAGCTGCGGCCGCACGTGCGGCGGGACAGTGCGCTGCCGCGGCGCATCAAGGAACTCCTCGCCCGCCAGCGCGCCATCGGCTCCCGCGACCGCAAGCTTTACCGCGAACTGATCTACACCTGGCTGCGCTTCCTGCCGTGGACGGACCCGCTGCTCGACCAAGATCCTGCATTGGCCGGCAAGGTCATCGCCTGGCTCGCCCCCGAGCTGAAAGCCACGTCGCACTACCGCGCCGCCCTCTGCGCCGACTGGCCGGTCGCGCCGGCTTCGCTGGCCGAAAAGGCCGCGATGCTGACGGCACGGGTAGCTGGAGCGCAGCCTGCGGACGCGCCTTTTGCCGTCCCCAGGGCAGAGCCAACCCGTCTGGAGGCCGGGTTCCAGCCAGATCCCTCTTCTCAGGTTTCAGGTCTCAGGATTCAGGTTTCCGATCTTCTCCCCGCCTGGTTCGCCGAGCACTGCCCTGCCGCCTTCCAGCCGCCCCACCTCGACGCCATCAACTCGCGCGCCAACGTCTGGGTGCGCCTCCAGTGCAACGACCGGAACATCGTTCTCGATGAGTTCCGCGCCAAGCAGTGGACCTGGGAAACCGCCGCTGATTTTCCTGACGCGCTCTGCCTGCCGCCCAATGCCGAGGTGGCCAATACCGACGCCTACCGCCGCGGCTTCGTCGAGATCCAGGACCTCGGCTCGCAGCTCGTGCTCGCCACCGCGCCCATCCCGCCCGGCGGGCGCTGGCTCGATGCCTGCGCGGGCGCTGGCGGCAAGACCCTCCAACTCGCCCGCCTGCTCAGTGACGTCGGCCACGTTGACGCCACCGACATCCGTCCCGAGATCCTCGAGGAGCTCCGCGACCGCGCCCAGCGCGCCCGCCTGACCAATGTTCGTATTACGAACATTCCCGAGGCCGCCTACGACGGCATCCTCGTGGACGCTCCGTGCTCCGGCTCGGGCACCTGGCGCCGCCAGCCACACCTCAAGTGGTATGTGAAGCCCGAGACGATCTCTTCGTTTGCGAAGACCCAGCTGGCCATCCTCACCGCCCACGCCCCACGTGTGAAACCCGGCGGCGTCCTGATCTACGCCACCTGTTCGCTGAGCCATCACGAAAACCACGACGTCGTCGCCGCGTTTCTGCAGGCCCACCCGCAGTTCAAAGCCGTTCCCGCCGCCGATACCCATGGCGGCACCTTCGACGGCCTCGGCACCACCTTGCTCCCCGGCACACGCAACACCGACGGCTTCTACGTGGCAACTTTGCGTGCCTCGGCCTGA
- a CDS encoding ABC transporter permease, giving the protein MKFALRSLLKSPGFTIIALLTLALGIGVNTSMFSLIDALLFKAAPFPEPARLVMLQRITPQDQDNEFSATELRDIQEKSTSFQDKFVFTRDFSAVADAGQPAERLNGIFADAGIFTTLGVQPQIGRPFTMEECQPGKDQVVLLSYSNWQQRYGGDPSVIGRMLRIDGDPHTIIGVMPADFEYRFLWGESSFWRPLAYTPQQSSNRGIRIFSLIGRLQTGRTPEQAAAELGPLASAWQKEFPQDYSGMRFAAPLLHEALMDGESRKISWMLLSLSGFVLLIACANLANLQLARATVSVREFAIRAALGASRARLIGQQLTESLLLAVVGGGLGLLIALWVNSLLEANVRIGEKAGGLKLPIDGSVLLATIAASVLTGVIFGIVPAWIASRTDVVGTLKSQGRGTTSGRSHHRMRHILVVAEVTLALVLLGGAGMMQRGFARILALETGWDTKHVLTGVLPMPEKRYESSEKRLEFFRSIENRVGSLPGVQGVALSTSLPLWHYGNVRQITSEALSGADPATLPRASQVMVTSGYFDTLGIKLVEGRIFPPDVKSADAEQVVINDALAKQFWPSVSPLGQRLGLVNNGQTKWVEVIGVVRSAQSAVAFTNPPTSFQVYRSVAHEPWTWIRFAVRSENPAAQIESVRRAVAEVDPDLPADQLMTVDQFVQRQQHNLVIVAQLLTGFAGLGLVLAAVGLYGVISNIVAQRTGEFGIRLALGAKPSDVLKLVLGRGLLLTAIGLGLGLAGAYGLGLFLGSFMPRMIATDPVALSGTAALLFAVAALACWLPARRATKVDPLEALRAE; this is encoded by the coding sequence ATGAAATTCGCGCTCAGGTCATTGCTGAAGAGCCCGGGGTTTACGATTATCGCGCTGCTGACTCTGGCCCTCGGCATCGGCGTGAACACCTCGATGTTCAGCCTGATCGACGCCCTGCTGTTCAAGGCCGCTCCGTTTCCCGAACCGGCCCGCCTGGTGATGCTCCAGCGCATCACGCCGCAGGATCAGGACAACGAGTTCTCCGCCACCGAACTGCGCGACATTCAGGAAAAGAGCACCTCCTTCCAGGACAAGTTCGTCTTCACGCGCGACTTCTCCGCCGTGGCCGATGCCGGCCAACCGGCGGAGCGGCTCAACGGCATCTTCGCCGATGCCGGCATCTTCACCACGCTGGGCGTGCAACCGCAGATCGGCCGGCCCTTCACGATGGAGGAATGCCAGCCCGGCAAGGACCAGGTCGTGCTGCTGTCCTACAGCAACTGGCAGCAACGTTACGGCGGCGACCCGTCTGTCATTGGTCGCATGCTGCGCATTGACGGCGATCCCCACACGATCATCGGCGTGATGCCGGCGGACTTCGAATACCGTTTTCTCTGGGGCGAATCCTCCTTTTGGCGCCCTCTCGCTTACACTCCCCAGCAATCCAGCAATCGTGGCATCCGCATCTTTTCGTTGATCGGACGCCTCCAGACCGGGCGGACACCTGAACAGGCCGCCGCCGAACTCGGGCCCCTCGCTTCCGCGTGGCAGAAGGAGTTTCCCCAGGACTACTCCGGCATGCGTTTCGCCGCGCCGCTGCTCCACGAGGCGCTCATGGACGGTGAGAGCCGCAAGATCTCCTGGATGCTGCTCAGCCTCTCCGGCTTCGTCCTGCTGATCGCCTGCGCCAATCTCGCCAACCTGCAGCTGGCGCGGGCCACCGTTTCCGTGCGCGAGTTCGCCATCCGCGCCGCGCTGGGGGCCTCGCGTGCCCGTCTCATCGGGCAGCAGCTCACGGAAAGCCTGTTGCTGGCGGTGGTCGGCGGCGGCCTGGGTCTGTTGATTGCGCTCTGGGTCAACAGCCTCCTCGAGGCCAATGTCCGCATCGGCGAAAAGGCCGGCGGGCTCAAGCTGCCCATCGACGGCAGCGTGTTGCTCGCCACCATCGCCGCCTCCGTGCTCACGGGCGTGATTTTCGGGATCGTGCCGGCCTGGATCGCCTCGCGCACCGATGTCGTCGGCACGTTGAAATCCCAGGGCCGCGGCACCACCTCGGGCCGCAGCCACCACCGGATGCGTCACATCCTCGTGGTCGCCGAGGTCACTCTCGCCCTCGTGCTGCTCGGCGGCGCCGGCATGATGCAACGCGGCTTCGCCCGGATTCTGGCGCTCGAAACCGGCTGGGACACCAAGCATGTCCTCACTGGCGTCCTGCCCATGCCGGAAAAGCGTTACGAGTCGTCCGAGAAGCGCCTCGAATTCTTCCGCAGCATCGAGAACCGCGTTGGCAGCCTGCCGGGCGTTCAGGGTGTGGCGCTGTCCACCTCGCTTCCGCTCTGGCACTACGGCAACGTCCGTCAGATCACCAGCGAAGCGCTCAGCGGGGCCGATCCGGCCACCCTGCCCCGGGCCAGCCAGGTGATGGTGACCTCCGGCTACTTTGACACCCTTGGCATCAAGCTGGTCGAGGGACGCATCTTTCCGCCCGATGTGAAATCCGCCGATGCGGAGCAGGTCGTGATCAACGACGCCCTCGCCAAGCAATTCTGGCCCTCCGTCAGCCCCCTCGGCCAACGCCTCGGCCTCGTGAACAACGGCCAGACCAAGTGGGTCGAGGTTATCGGCGTGGTGCGCAGCGCGCAGTCAGCCGTCGCCTTCACCAATCCGCCGACCAGCTTCCAGGTTTATCGCTCCGTCGCGCACGAGCCCTGGACTTGGATCCGTTTTGCCGTGCGGAGCGAAAATCCCGCCGCCCAGATCGAGAGCGTGCGCCGCGCGGTCGCGGAGGTGGACCCCGATCTCCCCGCCGATCAACTGATGACGGTGGACCAGTTCGTGCAACGTCAGCAGCACAATCTGGTCATTGTCGCCCAGCTGCTCACGGGTTTTGCCGGCCTCGGCCTCGTGCTGGCCGCCGTCGGCCTCTACGGCGTGATTTCCAACATTGTCGCCCAGCGCACCGGCGAATTCGGCATCCGGCTCGCGCTCGGTGCGAAGCCTTCCGATGTGCTGAAGCTCGTGCTCGGGCGCGGGCTGTTGCTCACCGCAATCGGCCTGGGCCTGGGCCTGGCTGGCGCCTACGGCCTCGGCCTGTTTCTCGGATCCTTCATGCCCCGCATGATCGCCACCGACCCGGTCGCCCTCTCCGGCACCGCCGCCCTCCTCTTCGCCGTTGCCGCCCTCGCCTGCTGGCTCCCCGCCCGCCGCGCCACCAAGGTGGATCCGCTCGAGGCGTTGCGCGCTGAATGA
- a CDS encoding LPS-assembly protein LptD, with protein sequence MLPVRAVRSLAALGAALLLSVLAAQAQTAQPDLTGKNMTADMVTKEAVVTGDARLVAGPLVLTADEIRYNATARTASARGNLVITSGARRLVADEGSYSTATGRITARNLRVGQFPVYVSGETVEGTFDELVFTNATVFFREDAAYTPSVTAAKLVYAKDRIVSADGLGLGLHGGHFLRLPKFEHALDTDFISYISAHGGYRGRLGVFGEFGFHLPVAPGVKLGANLGLYSSRGVMVGPSGSYHRSGDDGRIDGSFFSGYINDSGDRRTDIFGRPVPRDRSLFTWEHRQTHGEPFTLDGTFSYWSDSEVYRDFRNKEFNRVQQPDSFLEAAYTQDNYVLSAFARFHPNRYHRVQERLPEIRFDLLPVALPLGIYERFNASAAVLQSDAFGPDPRLRTNRFDAYYGLARPWAPTPWFTFTPVAGGRVTHYTDALGGKNDYTRTIGEVGFDARLLASGTFDYRNEIWEIDGLRHLVEPKLSYRYAPKADRGKTYIPPIDRRAFSTYLQPLSIGDSRFIDDLSALNTARLSLVNTLQTRDARYGSRKLAALTIAADYAFDPAPGLKNLGDFYTELSLTPAPWLRFDVFHRHDLHAPRLQEINTGVTLIDQEWWSLRLSTHFLRGQYDEYLLEYRRRLNESFDVAALWRYDARNSRMNEQSYAVWQRLGQTWAMKYEISFFDGPRRESDFSLNIEVDLLKF encoded by the coding sequence ATGCTTCCCGTCCGTGCCGTCCGTTCGCTTGCCGCCCTCGGGGCCGCCTTGCTCCTGTCCGTCCTCGCCGCTCAGGCGCAGACGGCCCAACCCGATCTCACGGGGAAGAACATGACCGCCGACATGGTGACCAAGGAGGCGGTCGTCACCGGCGATGCCCGCCTCGTGGCCGGCCCGCTCGTGCTGACCGCCGACGAGATCCGCTACAATGCCACCGCCCGCACCGCCTCGGCCCGCGGCAACCTCGTGATCACCTCCGGCGCGCGCCGCCTCGTGGCCGACGAGGGCTCCTACTCCACCGCCACCGGGCGCATCACCGCGCGCAACCTCCGCGTCGGCCAGTTCCCGGTCTATGTCTCCGGCGAGACGGTCGAGGGCACCTTCGACGAACTGGTCTTCACCAACGCCACCGTCTTCTTCCGCGAAGACGCCGCCTACACGCCGTCGGTGACCGCCGCGAAGCTCGTTTACGCGAAGGACCGCATCGTCAGTGCCGACGGTCTCGGCCTCGGCCTGCACGGCGGCCATTTCCTGCGCCTGCCGAAGTTCGAGCATGCGCTCGACACGGATTTCATCTCCTACATCAGCGCGCACGGCGGCTACCGCGGCCGCCTCGGTGTGTTCGGCGAGTTTGGTTTCCACCTGCCCGTTGCGCCCGGCGTGAAACTCGGCGCCAACCTCGGCCTCTACTCCTCGCGCGGCGTGATGGTCGGGCCCTCCGGCAGCTACCACCGCAGCGGCGACGACGGGCGCATCGACGGCTCGTTCTTCTCGGGCTACATCAATGACAGCGGCGACCGCCGCACCGACATTTTCGGCCGGCCCGTGCCGCGCGACCGCTCGCTCTTCACCTGGGAGCACCGCCAGACCCACGGCGAACCCTTCACGCTCGACGGCACCTTCAGCTACTGGAGCGACTCCGAGGTTTACCGCGACTTCCGCAACAAGGAGTTCAACCGCGTGCAGCAGCCCGACTCGTTCCTCGAGGCCGCCTACACGCAGGACAACTACGTGCTGAGCGCCTTCGCGCGCTTCCACCCCAACCGGTATCACCGCGTGCAGGAACGCCTGCCGGAGATCCGCTTCGACCTGCTGCCGGTCGCCCTGCCCCTCGGTATCTACGAGCGATTCAACGCGAGCGCCGCCGTGCTCCAGAGCGACGCCTTCGGCCCCGACCCGCGCCTGCGCACCAACCGCTTCGACGCCTACTACGGCCTCGCCCGTCCGTGGGCGCCGACGCCGTGGTTCACGTTCACACCGGTCGCGGGCGGACGTGTCACACACTACACCGACGCCCTCGGCGGCAAAAACGACTACACGCGCACGATCGGCGAGGTCGGGTTCGATGCCCGCCTGCTCGCGAGCGGAACCTTCGACTACAGGAACGAGATCTGGGAGATCGACGGCCTGCGCCACCTCGTCGAGCCAAAGCTCTCCTACCGCTACGCGCCGAAGGCCGACCGCGGAAAAACCTACATCCCGCCGATCGACCGCCGTGCCTTCTCCACCTATCTCCAGCCGCTCTCCATCGGCGACTCGCGGTTCATCGACGACCTGTCCGCCCTCAACACCGCGCGCCTCTCGCTCGTCAACACGCTCCAGACCCGCGACGCCAGATACGGTTCACGCAAACTCGCCGCCCTGACTATCGCCGCCGACTACGCCTTTGATCCCGCGCCCGGTCTGAAAAACCTGGGTGATTTCTACACCGAGCTCTCGCTCACGCCCGCGCCGTGGCTGCGGTTCGACGTGTTTCACCGCCACGACCTGCACGCGCCGCGGCTGCAGGAGATCAACACCGGCGTGACGCTCATTGACCAGGAGTGGTGGTCGCTTCGCCTCTCGACGCACTTCCTGCGCGGCCAATACGACGAATACCTCCTCGAATACCGCCGCCGCCTTAACGAGTCCTTCGACGTCGCCGCCCTCTGGCGCTACGACGCCCGCAACAGTCGCATGAACGAGCAGAGCTACGCCGTGTGGCAGCGCCTTGGCCAGACCTGGGCCATGAAATACGAAATCTCCTTTTTCGACGGCCCCCGCCGCGAAAGCGACTTCTCGCTCAACATCGAGGTCGACCTGCTGAAGTTCTAA
- the glgB gene encoding 1,4-alpha-glucan branching protein GlgB, with protein MIIPESELKAFLHNHQANPHGWLGMHPAKVKRKSGVVVRAFRRDAAKCSVVELDAPGQPAWPMEKLADEGFFEVFIPGKKIFHHQLRFETSWGDIHQVYNAYSFLPTLSEQDLYLFNEGNEHRIYDKLGAHPRKLGDVPGTAFAVWAPAASRVSLVGNFNGWDARYHPMRPLGGSGVWELFVPDVGEGELYKFAVWDAHGHMRLKTDPYGTRFEGPPNNAAIVHSPRHHTWGDGEWMARRAAQAGNPDRPMSVYEVHIGSWKRNLAEAGRCFTYRELAPMLADYVTDMGFTHIEVMPVAEFPFPGSWGYQVTGYFAPTHRWGTPEDFQFFVDHLHQRGIGIIVDWVPAHFPRDAFALAEFDGTHLYEHADPRLGAHQDWGTLIFNYGRHEVRCFLVASALSWLDRYHIDGLRVDAVASMLYLDYSRKEGEWIPNRYGGRENIEAIAFLRQVNDLVHHYYPGVLTIAEESTAFAKVSHPTSEGGLGFDYKWNMGMMHDTLLYFQKDPVHRKWSHDKLTFGMVYQYSEKFIMVYSHDEVVHLKGSMLAKMGAGTLADKAANLRALYGFVWTYPGKKLLFMGSEFGQRTEWNYDIGLEWQLLQHPEHEGLRLLVRDLNRLYLSEPALSTTDFRPESFRWVNGNDGDHSTISFLRFDAEGRTAWLVVGNFTPVTRTRFHVGVPHKGYWREVLNTNSSYYGGAGFGNHGGRPASTIPSDGFEQSLSLTLPGLSVLVFKWSADAPV; from the coding sequence GTGATCATCCCGGAATCAGAGCTCAAGGCCTTCCTTCACAACCATCAGGCCAACCCGCACGGGTGGCTCGGCATGCACCCGGCGAAGGTGAAGCGCAAATCCGGTGTCGTCGTCCGCGCCTTCCGCCGCGATGCCGCCAAGTGCTCGGTGGTCGAACTCGACGCGCCCGGCCAGCCCGCGTGGCCGATGGAGAAGCTCGCCGACGAGGGCTTCTTCGAGGTGTTCATCCCGGGCAAGAAGATCTTCCACCACCAGCTTCGCTTCGAGACGTCGTGGGGCGATATCCACCAGGTCTATAACGCCTACTCGTTCCTGCCGACGCTGTCGGAGCAGGACCTTTATCTTTTCAACGAGGGCAACGAACACCGCATCTACGACAAGCTCGGGGCGCACCCGCGCAAGCTCGGCGACGTGCCCGGCACGGCCTTCGCCGTCTGGGCGCCGGCCGCGTCGCGCGTGTCGCTCGTCGGCAATTTCAACGGCTGGGACGCCCGCTACCACCCGATGCGCCCGCTCGGCGGCTCCGGCGTGTGGGAACTCTTCGTGCCCGACGTGGGCGAGGGTGAGCTCTACAAGTTCGCCGTCTGGGACGCCCACGGCCACATGCGGCTGAAGACCGATCCCTACGGCACGCGCTTCGAGGGACCGCCCAACAACGCCGCCATCGTCCACAGCCCACGGCACCACACCTGGGGCGACGGCGAATGGATGGCGCGCCGCGCCGCGCAGGCCGGCAACCCCGACCGGCCGATGTCGGTTTACGAGGTCCATATCGGCTCCTGGAAACGCAACCTCGCCGAGGCCGGCCGCTGCTTCACCTACCGCGAGTTGGCGCCGATGCTCGCCGACTACGTCACCGACATGGGCTTCACCCACATCGAGGTGATGCCGGTGGCGGAATTTCCGTTTCCCGGCTCGTGGGGTTACCAGGTCACGGGTTACTTTGCGCCCACGCACCGCTGGGGCACGCCGGAGGATTTCCAGTTCTTCGTGGACCATCTGCACCAGCGCGGCATCGGCATCATCGTGGACTGGGTGCCCGCGCATTTCCCGCGCGACGCGTTCGCGCTGGCGGAGTTCGACGGCACGCACCTCTACGAGCACGCCGACCCGCGCCTCGGCGCGCACCAGGACTGGGGCACGCTGATCTTCAACTACGGCCGGCACGAGGTGCGCTGCTTTCTCGTGGCCAGCGCGCTATCGTGGCTCGACCGCTACCACATCGACGGCCTGCGCGTGGACGCCGTCGCCTCGATGCTCTACCTCGACTACTCGCGCAAGGAGGGCGAGTGGATCCCCAACCGCTATGGCGGCCGCGAGAACATCGAGGCCATCGCCTTCCTGCGGCAGGTGAACGATCTCGTGCACCACTATTACCCCGGCGTGCTCACCATCGCCGAGGAATCCACGGCCTTCGCCAAGGTCAGCCACCCGACGTCCGAGGGCGGCCTCGGCTTCGACTACAAGTGGAACATGGGCATGATGCACGACACGCTGCTCTATTTCCAGAAGGACCCCGTCCACCGCAAGTGGTCGCACGACAAGCTGACCTTCGGGATGGTTTACCAGTATTCCGAGAAGTTCATCATGGTGTATTCGCACGACGAGGTCGTGCACCTGAAGGGCTCGATGCTCGCGAAGATGGGCGCCGGCACGCTCGCCGACAAGGCGGCCAACCTGCGCGCGCTCTACGGCTTCGTGTGGACCTACCCGGGCAAGAAGCTGCTCTTCATGGGCAGCGAGTTCGGCCAGCGCACCGAGTGGAACTACGACATCGGCCTCGAGTGGCAGCTGCTCCAGCACCCCGAGCACGAGGGCCTGCGCCTGCTCGTGCGCGACCTCAACCGGCTTTACCTCAGCGAGCCCGCGCTCAGCACGACCGATTTCCGGCCCGAGAGCTTCCGCTGGGTCAACGGCAACGACGGCGACCACAGCACGATCAGTTTCCTGCGCTTCGACGCCGAGGGCCGCACCGCCTGGCTCGTCGTGGGCAACTTCACGCCCGTCACGCGCACGCGTTTTCACGTCGGCGTGCCGCACAAGGGCTACTGGCGCGAGGTGCTGAACACGAATTCCAGCTACTACGGCGGTGCCGGCTTCGGCAATCATGGCGGCCGCCCCGCCTCGACGATCCCGTCCGACGGCTTCGAACAATCCCTCAGCCTCACGCTGCCGGGCCTGTCTGTGCTGGTCTTCAAGTGGTCGGCGGATGCGCCGGTTTGA
- a CDS encoding efflux RND transporter periplasmic adaptor subunit, with protein MDIARPNAAKEKRRKRIIYATIAGVVVLGISIFLFTLKPAAPTMERNLVWVGTVKRGPMLRQVRGLGTLVPEEIRWIAARTQGRVDKIIIRPGAPVEPGTLILELSNPDVVSNAANAKSQLLAAEAQLANQRVQLESQLLAAEAAAALARDTFERAKLQAEVDDELLKDGLVSPVQHKLSQVAAETARTRNDIEQKRFAFAKESIKPQLAVQEAEVERLASLSRLRNEELEALQVRATMVGVLSALPVEVGAQVQPGQNIARVADPTKLKAEVRIAETQAKDITHGQLASIDTRNGIVAGRVSRIDPAVQNGTVTVDVTISDQLPKGARPDLSVDGTIELERLDDVVYVDRPAFGQERSTISIFKLGEDDIATRTQVQLGRSSVNTIEVIAGLVPGDRVILSDMSQHDSAQRVKLN; from the coding sequence ATGGACATCGCCCGCCCCAACGCCGCCAAGGAAAAACGCCGCAAACGCATCATCTACGCCACCATCGCTGGCGTCGTAGTTCTTGGCATCTCCATCTTCCTGTTCACCCTCAAACCCGCCGCGCCCACGATGGAGCGCAATCTTGTCTGGGTCGGCACCGTCAAGCGCGGCCCGATGCTCCGCCAGGTCCGCGGCCTCGGCACGCTCGTGCCTGAGGAGATCCGCTGGATCGCCGCCCGCACCCAGGGGCGCGTGGACAAGATCATCATCCGCCCCGGCGCGCCCGTCGAACCCGGCACCCTCATCCTCGAACTGAGCAACCCCGACGTCGTCTCCAACGCCGCCAACGCCAAGTCCCAGCTGCTCGCCGCCGAGGCCCAGCTCGCCAACCAGCGCGTGCAGCTCGAATCCCAGCTGCTCGCCGCCGAGGCCGCCGCCGCCCTGGCCCGCGATACCTTCGAACGCGCCAAGCTCCAGGCCGAGGTGGACGACGAACTCCTCAAGGACGGCCTCGTCTCGCCCGTGCAGCACAAGCTTTCCCAGGTCGCCGCCGAGACCGCCCGCACCCGCAACGACATCGAGCAAAAGCGATTCGCCTTCGCCAAGGAGTCCATCAAGCCCCAGCTCGCCGTGCAGGAAGCCGAGGTCGAGCGCCTTGCTTCGCTCTCCCGCCTGCGCAACGAGGAACTCGAGGCCCTGCAGGTCCGCGCCACGATGGTCGGCGTGCTTTCCGCCCTCCCTGTGGAGGTTGGCGCCCAGGTCCAGCCCGGCCAGAACATCGCCCGCGTCGCCGACCCGACCAAGCTCAAAGCCGAGGTGCGCATCGCCGAGACCCAGGCCAAGGACATCACCCACGGCCAGCTCGCCAGCATCGACACCCGCAACGGCATCGTCGCCGGTCGTGTCTCGCGCATCGACCCCGCCGTGCAGAACGGCACCGTCACCGTGGATGTCACGATTTCCGATCAGCTGCCCAAGGGCGCCCGCCCCGACCTCTCCGTGGATGGCACCATCGAGCTCGAGCGCCTCGACGACGTGGTCTATGTGGACCGCCCGGCCTTCGGTCAGGAGCGCAGCACCATCTCGATCTTCAAGCTCGGCGAGGACGACATCGCCACCCGCACGCAGGTCCAGCTCGGCCGCAGCTCCGTCAACACCATCGAGGTTATTGCCGGCCTCGTGCCCGGGGATCGCGTGATCCTCTCCGACATGTCCCAGCACGACTCCGCCCAGCGCGTGAAGCTCAACTAA